The window TGACTGAGCTCGCTAAACAACCATGAGCTTAGAACCGGATGATAGTTGTTATAACCAATACCCAGATGAGGCTGTTATGCTGGACTTACGCAGTGATACCGTTACCCTTCCAAGCGCCGCTATGCGTGCCGCTATAGCCGATGCAACCGTTGGCGATGATGTTTATGGCGAAGACCCTTCCATTAACGCGCTGGAAAAGCGTGTCGCTGAATTACTGGGTAAAGAAGATGCCCTGCTGTGCAGTTCCGGTACGCAAAGCAACTTACTGGGTATCATGAGTCATTGTCGGAACGGCGACGAGTACATTGTCGGGCAGGAGTACCATACCTATCGTTATGAAGCCGGCGGTGCTGCGGTTTTAGGCGGTGTGGTACCACAAACAGTAGAAGTGGAAGCAGACGGAACCTTGTCGCTCGACACCATTGAGCAGCGTATAAAGCCGGACGACCCGCACTTTCCTATTACCCGTTTACTAGCATTTGAGAATACCCACGCCGGCCAGTTAATTGACCAGACCTATTTTGATGAAGCCCGAATTTTGGCGGATCAGAACGGTTTGTCCATGCACTTAGACGGCGCACGTTTACCGAATGCCGCTATTGCCAGTGGTCGCAGCATGGCGGAATTGGCTGCGCCTTTTGACAGTGTGTCTTTGTGTTGTTCGAAAGGTTTGGGCGCTCCGGTCGGATCGTTACTGGCAGGCTCCAAAGAACTGATTGCCCGCGCCCGTCGCTGGCGCAAAATGGTCGGCGGCGGTATGCGCCAGGCGGGGTTTGTCGCTGTTGCCATTGATTACGCGTTAACACACCAGTTTGAGCGCATTCAGGACGACCACGACAATGCTAAGTGGCTGTTTGAACAACTTTCGGAGCTGCTAGCAGGTACCGAAGCTAAAGTTCGCTATTCCGGCACCAATATGACCTTTGTTGAACTGCCAGACAGTTTACCGGCAGACGGCTTACGGGAGCTTATGGCAGAGCATGATATTAAATTACCCGGCGGGCAGAAATTACGTCTAGTGTGTCATTTAGATGTTAGCCGGGAGCAGCTCAAGCGTTTTATCGAGCTGTTTAAGCAGTGGCTCCAGTAGCCTGACGTTTTACGTCAGGTTAGGTGTCGGACATTCCACCACAGATTATTATTTACACATAGATGACGGCGGGTAGATCGCACCTGATGCAATAGCATCAGGCTACAAGCTTTGCACCTGATCAATCAGCCGATCGAGGGCCCGATAGTTGAGGGCTTCGGCCAAGTGCTGCTGTTCTATGGTGTCGCTTTCAGCTAAGTCGGCGATGGTTCGGGCTAAACGAAGGGTTCGGTGATAGGCTCGGTGTGACAGTTTCATCTTCTCAGCCGCTTTTGCTAAAAAAGCTTCGCTTTGTTCGGACAAAAGGCATATCCGCTTCAAGGTTTTGGGTTTTAACTCGCTGTTTAAACAGCCCTGTCGCTTTAATTGGCGCTGCCGGGCTTTCTCGACTAAGCTTTTTGCCTGAGCTGTCGTCATTTGGCCACCGCGCTTAATGCCACTATTTAAACGCATGGATTCAGTTTCTCTCGGTACCATCACCTGAATGTCGATACGATCCAAAAGCGGACCCGACAGCTTATTGAGGTATTTAAGAATTTGGTCGGGTGTAGAGCGGCAATTAGCTAAGGAGCCGTCGAACTGACCACAAGGAGAGGGGTTCAATGCACAGACAAGTTGGAAGTTGGCCGGGAATTTAACGCTATGCCCCGCTCGGCTAATGGTGACCTCACCGCTTTCAAGTGGCTCGCGCAGACAGTCCAAAACGTGCCGACTAAATTCTGGAAGCTCATCTAGGAAGACTAAACCATTGTTTCCTAATGATATTTCTCCCGGACGTATTGAATGACCAGCTCCAGATCCACTACCTCCTCCAACTAGAGCCGCCGCAGTGCATGTATGATGAGGCGATCTCACTTCACGCTGCGTCAATGCCTCTGTACCATGATAGTCAAAACATACCGATTTCACTGCGGCTATTTCCATCGCCTCTTTCTCAGTCAATGACGGCAATAGTCCACTCAAGCGTTGCGCCAGCATAGTTTTACCCGTACCCGGAGGCCCAACGAACAATAAATGATGCTTGCCCGCAGCGGATAATAGCAAAGCACGTTTTGCCTGCTCCTGCCCGACCACATCCGCTAAATCACCCTCACTAACCGAGTCTTGCTGCCCCCAGTCTATTGGCTTGGATTCTCGAAGCGGCTGATGTTCATGCAAATGCTCGTACACACTGACCAAATCGGCAGCTAACCAACTCTTTTGCTCACGGACTAAGCCTGCCTCCTGTTGATTCGCAATGGGTACAAACGCCTGACGCTTTTTTTCACGACAGGCTAACAGTGCTGGAATGAGTCCGTTCACAGCACGCAGTTCACCGGTTAAGGCCAATTCCCCGTAAAATTCCGCCTGCTCTAAAATGGTGTCGGGTATTTGCCCTGATGCAGCCAATATACCCACGGCTATAGCTAAGTCGTAACGAGCACCGGTTTTGGGTATATCGGCCGGTGCTAAATTAACGGTAATACGTGTCGCCGGCGGATATTCAAAGCCCGCGTTCATTAAGGCAGTTTTGACCCGATCCCGCGCTTCCTTAACCGTGGTGGCCGGCATGCCCACCATAGTAAACCCTGGCATTCCCCTTGCCAGATCAACTTCAACCCGAATTTCCGGTGCATGAATGCCTATTAATGCCCGTGTGTGCACTCGCGCTAACGCCATCTGTCTCTCCGTGACTGAACAACGGCATCACTATAAGTACAAACCTCATTGCCGTCTGTAATCCAGTAACGTCAAGCGTTGACCGACATCGTGCCTTTCCTCACTTGATTTTACCCCCAACTCTGTCATCATCCTGCCCTAATTAAGAACAAACCGAATAACCAAAGGTCACCAACAACATGTTCCACCAACTGAACCAACAGTGTCGAAAAGGTCGGTATATAGCACCATTGCTATTACTGGTTTTGGTGCTGTGTTGGGGACAAAACTTTGGTTGGCTGGAAGGCTGTCCTAACCATCAAGATGCGCCAGTGGCGGAACAGCTTGCAGAAAGCCATACGGACTTGGGTGCAAAGCACGAAAATGCCAAAGCCGACTGCGACAAAACGGCGCATTTATTGCAGCAGTTTCAGTCCGACATAACCTATGCAGCGCTGTCTTTCTTTATTCTTCTGACGTTGGTGTTGAAAGCCGCTGTTTATAAACAGTTAGCGCCTCCGCTCTTTTCCTT is drawn from Idiomarina piscisalsi and contains these coding sequences:
- the ltaE gene encoding low-specificity L-threonine aldolase, translated to MLDLRSDTVTLPSAAMRAAIADATVGDDVYGEDPSINALEKRVAELLGKEDALLCSSGTQSNLLGIMSHCRNGDEYIVGQEYHTYRYEAGGAAVLGGVVPQTVEVEADGTLSLDTIEQRIKPDDPHFPITRLLAFENTHAGQLIDQTYFDEARILADQNGLSMHLDGARLPNAAIASGRSMAELAAPFDSVSLCCSKGLGAPVGSLLAGSKELIARARRWRKMVGGGMRQAGFVAVAIDYALTHQFERIQDDHDNAKWLFEQLSELLAGTEAKVRYSGTNMTFVELPDSLPADGLRELMAEHDIKLPGGQKLRLVCHLDVSREQLKRFIELFKQWLQ
- a CDS encoding YifB family Mg chelatase-like AAA ATPase, which encodes MALARVHTRALIGIHAPEIRVEVDLARGMPGFTMVGMPATTVKEARDRVKTALMNAGFEYPPATRITVNLAPADIPKTGARYDLAIAVGILAASGQIPDTILEQAEFYGELALTGELRAVNGLIPALLACREKKRQAFVPIANQQEAGLVREQKSWLAADLVSVYEHLHEHQPLRESKPIDWGQQDSVSEGDLADVVGQEQAKRALLLSAAGKHHLLFVGPPGTGKTMLAQRLSGLLPSLTEKEAMEIAAVKSVCFDYHGTEALTQREVRSPHHTCTAAALVGGGSGSGAGHSIRPGEISLGNNGLVFLDELPEFSRHVLDCLREPLESGEVTISRAGHSVKFPANFQLVCALNPSPCGQFDGSLANCRSTPDQILKYLNKLSGPLLDRIDIQVMVPRETESMRLNSGIKRGGQMTTAQAKSLVEKARQRQLKRQGCLNSELKPKTLKRICLLSEQSEAFLAKAAEKMKLSHRAYHRTLRLARTIADLAESDTIEQQHLAEALNYRALDRLIDQVQSL